The following proteins are encoded in a genomic region of Paenibacillus antri:
- a CDS encoding restriction endonuclease: MARTYRAEGRQLAYFLRGIVVLGALGLYYLFPKMHFGVFLGLLIGGVIVGEIAGAAWTRKRRAEKKPRSKSAAPRKAASASKRTSTAVRSDEEILGSGLDRLSGPEFERLLALYFRDQGYTVHEVGVGGNDGGVDLVIVDRRGEKTAVQAKCYADGNMVPVQTVRELVGAKRNHDCILALLVTTSDLTGPAKKEADDRKVEYWHGAIVEQKLRAWGKWSPGSPRNAKPRAAAPAPVRAAAQAKREAAAGSAVACRCGAPMVKRKGKDGTPFWGCSTFPACRHTKGI, encoded by the coding sequence TTGGCACGCACATATCGCGCCGAAGGGCGGCAATTGGCGTATTTCTTGCGAGGAATCGTAGTTTTGGGAGCGCTCGGGTTGTATTATCTTTTCCCAAAGATGCATTTCGGCGTGTTCTTAGGTTTGTTGATCGGCGGCGTGATCGTCGGGGAGATCGCGGGCGCTGCATGGACCCGGAAGCGTCGGGCGGAGAAGAAGCCCCGAAGCAAGTCGGCGGCGCCTCGGAAGGCGGCCTCCGCTTCGAAACGCACATCGACGGCGGTTCGGTCGGATGAGGAGATCCTCGGCAGCGGCCTCGATCGGTTATCCGGCCCGGAGTTCGAGCGGCTGCTTGCGCTCTATTTTCGCGATCAGGGGTATACGGTGCATGAAGTGGGCGTCGGCGGCAACGACGGCGGCGTCGACTTGGTCATCGTCGATCGTCGCGGGGAGAAGACGGCCGTCCAGGCCAAATGTTACGCCGACGGCAACATGGTGCCCGTCCAGACCGTACGCGAGCTCGTCGGGGCGAAGCGGAATCACGACTGCATTCTGGCGCTGCTGGTCACCACGTCCGATCTGACGGGACCGGCTAAGAAGGAAGCGGACGACCGCAAGGTAGAGTACTGGCACGGCGCCATCGTCGAACAGAAACTAAGAGCCTGGGGAAAATGGTCCCCCGGTTCGCCGCGCAACGCCAAACCTCGAGCTGCGGCTCCGGCTCCCGTTCGAGCAGCGGCTCAGGCGAAGCGGGAAGCCGCCGCCGGCTCGGCGGTCGCCTGCCGGTGCGGCGCGCCGATGGTGAAGCGGAAGGGCAAGGACGGCACGCCGTTTTGGGGCTGCTCGACCTTCCCGGCGTGCCGGCATACGAAGGGGATCTGA
- a CDS encoding MFS transporter — MSENPKQQNTETLGDTAKATVFPILLAVSVVHLLNDTMQSTVSSIFPILRDELDLSYAQIGMITLAMNLTASLLQPLIGLFADKRPLPIILPVGVCFTLAGIITLALAPTYALILLAVTMMGVGSAIFHPESSRVAYLAAGRRRGLAQSIFQVGGNFGSALGPIMTAVLFVHVGQFGVIWFAFAAIAGIAIQTYVARWYGKKVTQLEEEKKRKAAASPIRLSARPLTRGRIAWAMTILILLVMSKNVYIASMSSYFTFHLIDGFGLSIANAQWFLFAFLAASAVGTFVGGPMADRFGRRNIIWASVLGTAPFSILLPFANLFWTGVLAVFAGFILSSAFSIIVVYAQELVPGKVGFVAGLFFGLAFGMGALGAATLGWLADMTSITLVMVISGFLPLFGVLTAWLPKDDQLRG, encoded by the coding sequence ATGAGTGAGAACCCGAAACAACAAAATACTGAGACCCTTGGAGACACCGCGAAAGCGACGGTGTTTCCGATCCTGTTAGCCGTCAGTGTCGTACATCTGTTGAACGACACGATGCAATCGACGGTATCTTCGATTTTCCCGATTCTTAGGGATGAGCTCGACCTGAGTTATGCGCAGATCGGCATGATCACCCTGGCGATGAACTTGACCGCCTCGCTCCTGCAGCCGTTGATCGGCCTCTTCGCCGACAAGCGCCCGTTGCCGATCATCTTGCCTGTGGGCGTGTGCTTTACCCTTGCAGGGATAATTACGCTCGCTTTGGCGCCGACTTATGCACTGATCTTGCTGGCGGTGACGATGATGGGCGTCGGTTCGGCCATCTTCCACCCGGAATCGTCGAGAGTCGCCTACTTAGCAGCGGGGAGACGACGAGGGCTTGCCCAATCGATCTTCCAGGTCGGGGGCAACTTCGGAAGCGCGCTCGGACCGATCATGACGGCGGTGCTCTTCGTCCATGTCGGGCAATTCGGCGTCATCTGGTTCGCCTTCGCCGCGATTGCCGGTATCGCAATCCAAACCTATGTGGCTCGATGGTACGGGAAGAAGGTCACGCAGCTCGAGGAGGAGAAGAAGCGCAAGGCGGCGGCGAGCCCGATCCGGCTTTCGGCGCGCCCTCTCACCCGGGGTCGAATCGCTTGGGCGATGACGATCCTCATCCTGCTCGTCATGTCCAAGAACGTGTACATCGCAAGCATGTCGAGCTACTTCACGTTCCACTTGATCGACGGATTCGGTCTGTCCATCGCTAATGCGCAATGGTTTTTATTCGCCTTCCTTGCCGCCTCGGCGGTCGGGACGTTCGTCGGCGGGCCGATGGCGGATCGTTTCGGCCGACGCAACATTATTTGGGCGTCCGTGCTCGGGACGGCTCCTTTTTCGATCCTGCTGCCCTTCGCCAACTTATTTTGGACGGGGGTGCTTGCCGTCTTCGCCGGGTTTATTTTGTCGTCGGCCTTTTCCATTATCGTCGTCTATGCGCAGGAGCTCGTGCCGGGCAAGGTCGGCTTCGTCGCCGGGCTGTTCTTCGGCCTCGCCTTCGGGATGGGTGCGCTCGGCGCGGCGACGCTCGGATGGTTGGCCGACATGACAAGCATAACGCTGGTCATGGTCATTTCCGGATTCCTTCCTCTATTCGGCGTGCTTACGGCTTGGCTTCCGAAGGATGATCAATTGCGTGGGTAG
- a CDS encoding Ig-like domain repeat protein, whose protein sequence is MFRTHTKRLTALLAAAVTFSTLVSGTPASADASPNPLEGIVLTKHDYLGSEGFANINYEDGIFYLTGRSNRVYSDDGGSSWKQLYGNNTQRDTAGDGNGNFLSVTGSGGYLLWDTTTRALESYDKEIDYPGYGPSMASVTYFNGSYYAAGYEMATMPQLGRIFKLNDDGESWQHIAVQGPALENKRFNKIRTNGTTMVAVGEYGLIATSTDGVTWIQRASGSSQHLEDVTVPADGSPMMAVGMNNTFTISEDGGITWEAYGFSYDMADIISVTYARGYYVVSTEYGQILYSTDARNWTEFDHGFGRISIHAINIDLPGQMVLAGGGGLVYSVSKASTSTALASSANPASAGQEVVFTATVSKPLNSPVTASPTGTVTFKNGESVLGSVPVTVGQATYAVSDLSIGTHQITAVYSGDGAFGTSTSAPVSQVVTEAAPKKATTTTVMSSRNPSTAGQSVTISATVTGASGTPTGTLTFMDGGTVLDTVPMTVGAATYSTTQFAVGTHSITVTYSGNAEFEGSASAPLAQTVTAEDSGSSDDDGSGGSGGGSEPTTGTSPIPTTPTAPTVPKTPEQPSAPKPEEAGEIPQDPNDIFRSQVVRADSNVIAGVQARTAEILENGGRFAAIQYNDIGEHWSIPNVEKLTKLGVIHGYPNGGFEPDAVITRAEFAAMIDRGFVDMASRNVEINEEDFAAYSDIEGHWSSDNLKQLVAVGVMTGYEDGTLRPEQTITRQEMALMITRVLNAYILNRDTSDVAFSDLDGAYGAEAIKKAAALGIFTGKTEQRFDPHAGATRAESLQTIINTYTLSPAIKEALDSLN, encoded by the coding sequence ATGTTTCGAACACACACGAAACGATTGACCGCGCTGCTCGCGGCGGCAGTAACCTTTTCCACACTAGTATCGGGAACCCCGGCAAGCGCAGACGCAAGCCCGAACCCGCTGGAGGGCATCGTCCTCACGAAGCATGATTACCTCGGCTCCGAAGGGTTTGCCAACATTAATTACGAGGACGGGATCTTCTACCTGACCGGAAGGTCCAACCGGGTATACTCCGACGATGGCGGATCGAGCTGGAAGCAACTGTACGGTAACAATACCCAGAGGGACACGGCCGGCGACGGCAACGGGAACTTCCTCTCCGTGACAGGTTCGGGAGGTTATCTTCTTTGGGATACGACCACGCGGGCATTGGAATCGTATGATAAAGAGATCGATTACCCGGGATATGGGCCGTCCATGGCAAGCGTGACTTACTTCAACGGGTCTTATTATGCGGCAGGCTACGAGATGGCCACGATGCCGCAGCTCGGTAGAATCTTTAAACTAAACGACGACGGCGAATCCTGGCAACACATTGCGGTTCAAGGTCCTGCGCTGGAGAACAAGCGTTTCAATAAAATCAGAACGAACGGGACCACGATGGTCGCCGTCGGGGAATACGGTCTGATCGCGACCTCGACGGACGGCGTTACGTGGATCCAGAGAGCATCCGGATCGAGTCAGCACTTGGAGGACGTAACGGTCCCGGCCGACGGCAGCCCGATGATGGCTGTCGGGATGAACAATACGTTCACGATCTCCGAAGACGGCGGGATAACCTGGGAAGCATATGGCTTCAGTTATGATATGGCCGATATCATTAGCGTGACCTATGCTCGCGGGTATTACGTCGTCTCCACCGAGTACGGACAGATTCTCTATTCGACCGATGCTCGGAATTGGACGGAATTCGATCATGGCTTCGGAAGAATCTCGATCCACGCCATTAATATCGACCTGCCGGGGCAGATGGTTCTCGCCGGAGGCGGCGGCCTGGTCTATTCTGTAAGTAAAGCTTCTACCTCCACGGCGTTAGCGAGCAGCGCGAATCCGGCCTCGGCAGGGCAAGAAGTCGTGTTTACCGCGACCGTGTCGAAGCCGTTGAATTCCCCGGTTACGGCCTCGCCGACGGGTACGGTCACGTTTAAGAACGGCGAGTCGGTATTGGGCAGCGTTCCGGTCACGGTAGGACAAGCGACATATGCCGTCTCGGATTTGAGCATCGGCACGCATCAAATTACAGCGGTATATAGCGGCGACGGGGCGTTCGGTACAAGTACATCTGCGCCGGTATCCCAAGTCGTAACCGAAGCTGCGCCTAAGAAGGCCACGACGACGACCGTGATGAGTTCGCGAAATCCGTCTACGGCAGGTCAGTCCGTTACGATTAGTGCGACGGTGACGGGAGCCTCCGGCACGCCGACAGGTACCTTGACCTTCATGGACGGCGGCACGGTGCTGGATACCGTTCCGATGACGGTCGGCGCCGCAACCTACTCGACGACGCAATTCGCGGTAGGGACGCATTCCATCACCGTAACGTACAGTGGAAATGCCGAGTTTGAGGGCAGCGCCTCTGCACCGCTCGCGCAGACGGTAACTGCCGAAGATTCCGGCAGCTCCGACGACGACGGCTCCGGCGGCAGCGGCGGCGGAAGCGAACCGACGACGGGAACGTCGCCGATTCCAACGACACCAACAGCGCCAACGGTGCCGAAGACGCCTGAACAGCCGAGCGCGCCGAAACCGGAAGAGGCCGGGGAAATCCCGCAAGACCCGAACGATATCTTTAGAAGTCAGGTCGTTCGCGCGGACAGCAACGTCATTGCAGGAGTTCAAGCGAGAACGGCGGAAATCTTAGAAAACGGCGGGAGGTTCGCAGCCATCCAATACAATGATATCGGTGAACACTGGTCCATCCCGAACGTCGAAAAGCTGACGAAGCTCGGCGTCATTCACGGGTACCCGAACGGCGGCTTCGAGCCGGATGCGGTCATTACGCGTGCCGAATTCGCCGCGATGATCGACAGAGGCTTCGTGGATATGGCTAGCAGGAACGTTGAGATCAATGAAGAAGATTTCGCGGCATACAGCGATATCGAGGGGCATTGGTCTTCCGATAACTTGAAGCAGCTTGTAGCCGTCGGCGTCATGACAGGTTACGAGGACGGCACGCTCCGCCCGGAACAGACGATCACGCGCCAAGAGATGGCCCTTATGATCACTCGGGTACTGAACGCTTACATTCTGAACCGCGATACATCGGATGTAGCCTTCAGCGACTTGGACGGCGCGTATGGCGCGGAAGCGATTAAGAAGGCTGCGGCATTGGGCATTTTCACAGGGAAAACGGAACAACGCTTCGACCCGCATGCGGGTGCGACGCGCGCCGAATCCCTTCAGACGATCATCAACACGTATACGTTAAGCCCGGCCATCAAGGAAGCGCTGGACAGCTTGAACTGA
- a CDS encoding Rpn family recombination-promoting nuclease/putative transposase: protein MELPKFERMAKDMSNPLHRWLLYLTENMPEHERRELIERDPDLKKTEELLLRLSGDEETYRLYEAREHSLMERNSLIADGVAKGLEEGMEKGMEKGVEQGKIDVAKNMLEKGFELALIAELTGMDIEQVRGISKTNT, encoded by the coding sequence CTGGAACTTCCTAAATTCGAGAGGATGGCGAAGGATATGAGCAATCCATTGCATCGCTGGCTGCTGTATCTGACGGAAAACATGCCGGAGCATGAACGGCGGGAGCTGATCGAGAGAGACCCCGACCTGAAGAAAACCGAAGAACTCTTGCTCCGCTTAAGCGGCGACGAAGAGACCTATCGGTTGTATGAAGCCCGGGAGCATTCGCTCATGGAACGAAACAGCCTTATTGCGGACGGAGTCGCGAAAGGGCTGGAGGAAGGCATGGAGAAGGGCATGGAGAAAGGCGTGGAACAAGGTAAGATCGATGTAGCGAAGAACATGTTGGAAAAGGGTTTCGAGCTTGCACTGATCGCCGAACTCACTGGAATGGATATCGAGCAGGTTCGGGGCATCAGCAAAACCAATACTTGA
- a CDS encoding VCBS repeat-containing protein, with the protein MYTISLDPNANSGYNPTVFLGDFTKDGIKDILVTIDSGGSGAFTFDYVYSFVHNQARKLFDFNAYNEQNRYVVKFIDGYRLRVTSLATKTDYLIDISGRGANYLSQLYDANGKLIKPVQGDANAVSGFYPVDMDRDGRYEIQAYQRITGLYNADSFGYVINTLQWDGKQFAIWQQWMAIFGSSAT; encoded by the coding sequence GTGTACACGATCTCGCTCGATCCGAACGCGAACTCGGGCTACAATCCGACGGTGTTCCTCGGCGACTTCACCAAAGACGGCATTAAGGACATCCTGGTCACGATCGACTCCGGGGGCTCGGGGGCGTTCACGTTCGACTACGTCTATTCGTTCGTGCATAATCAGGCTCGCAAGCTGTTCGACTTTAACGCGTACAACGAACAGAACCGGTATGTCGTTAAATTTATAGACGGCTACAGGCTGAGAGTGACGAGCTTGGCGACGAAGACCGACTACCTCATCGACATTAGCGGGCGGGGAGCCAACTACTTGTCGCAGCTGTACGACGCGAACGGCAAGCTGATCAAGCCGGTCCAGGGCGACGCGAACGCAGTGAGCGGCTTTTACCCGGTCGATATGGATCGGGACGGCCGGTATGAAATTCAGGCGTACCAACGTATCACCGGTCTCTACAACGCGGATTCGTTCGGTTACGTGATCAATACGCTGCAGTGGGACGGGAAGCAGTTCGCCATCTGGCAGCAATGGATGGCCATCTTCGGCAGCTCCGCAACCTGA
- a CDS encoding AAA family ATPase, whose protein sequence is MELLYIWFRWYGPFHHQGFHLTAECRFHFDWGSGVLSVSPNPEYVPDFFRIDKENKDLAIVTHISAIVGQNGAGKTSFLNYIKNYLVRAQGKDVFEALVVLRNEHDETIILYDDTAIRLHDVKDPSGFLLNQQRYRRQDSSRRLPDSSVLFFSNIFDHAEEDGLTNYYNLSTNYLIRGDKKRRMDEGVDVPGQTLVDVHRDEDLNRQVLLVHEYPEKFKVPLPVRIPNHLIVKIRDVDGKDAKSLGRFADAYQRIDAYVETKLDESRQRIQGRDENRVLRETKETIFHYRAYRIVLWSFFKEMTVYSDERLVKSDDLILSLEPLHSGKKTFQQFARTFLQAMINRNRDAEVEAMLRHKLKMLDYFDARVDRGTDDALWTDPTFMIPIQSEALASSESSEFIKNYRRSYRAYAYLDFDWPLSSGEKAFLNFFARLYSRADGQPYGSNERLTDRVLLLIDEGELYLHPEWQRRFIDHLIRFVSVIYGDPRRIQIILTSHSPFLLSDLPRTSVLYLKREGVHSVVTDGVEEGKSTFAGNIHDMFATGFFMNTTIGEFARQKINDVIAKLKALEHVGEGALQGDPSVTLSEEEAKSLLSIIRLIGEPLIAGRLLDMYENLPTGGGRGADRDD, encoded by the coding sequence ATGGAGCTTTTATATATTTGGTTTCGTTGGTACGGACCGTTCCATCATCAAGGGTTTCATCTAACCGCCGAATGCCGGTTTCATTTCGATTGGGGGAGCGGGGTTCTGTCGGTGTCACCCAACCCGGAGTACGTACCGGATTTCTTCCGGATCGACAAGGAAAATAAGGATCTTGCCATCGTGACACATATTTCCGCGATTGTCGGTCAGAACGGGGCAGGGAAAACGAGCTTCCTAAATTACATTAAAAACTACCTCGTACGGGCGCAGGGGAAGGATGTTTTTGAAGCGCTTGTCGTTCTTCGGAATGAGCACGATGAAACGATCATTTTATACGACGATACGGCCATACGTCTCCACGACGTCAAGGATCCGTCCGGCTTCCTGTTGAACCAACAGCGCTATCGACGGCAGGACAGCTCGCGTCGGCTGCCTGACAGCTCCGTTCTCTTTTTCTCCAACATCTTTGACCATGCGGAGGAAGACGGGCTGACGAATTATTACAATCTGTCCACGAATTACTTGATTCGAGGGGACAAGAAACGGAGGATGGACGAAGGCGTGGACGTCCCGGGCCAAACGCTCGTCGACGTTCACCGCGACGAAGATTTGAACCGGCAAGTGCTGCTCGTCCATGAGTACCCAGAGAAATTCAAAGTGCCGCTTCCCGTGCGAATTCCGAATCACCTAATCGTGAAGATCCGGGACGTCGACGGCAAGGATGCGAAGTCTCTGGGGCGGTTCGCGGACGCCTACCAGCGGATCGACGCATACGTCGAAACCAAGCTTGACGAGTCTCGGCAGCGAATCCAAGGACGGGACGAGAATCGGGTTCTGCGGGAAACGAAGGAGACGATTTTTCATTATCGGGCTTATCGCATTGTACTGTGGAGCTTCTTTAAAGAGATGACGGTCTACTCGGACGAACGTCTGGTGAAGAGCGACGATCTGATCCTTAGCCTAGAACCGCTGCATTCGGGCAAGAAGACGTTCCAGCAATTCGCGAGAACGTTCCTCCAGGCGATGATCAACCGGAATCGAGATGCGGAAGTCGAAGCGATGCTGCGCCATAAGCTGAAAATGCTGGATTACTTCGACGCCCGTGTCGATCGAGGTACGGATGACGCGCTTTGGACGGATCCTACGTTTATGATCCCGATCCAAAGCGAAGCACTTGCGTCAAGCGAGTCGTCCGAGTTTATTAAGAATTACCGTCGTTCCTATCGGGCGTATGCGTATTTGGACTTCGATTGGCCGCTTAGCTCGGGGGAGAAGGCATTTTTGAATTTTTTCGCAAGGCTGTATTCTCGGGCCGACGGGCAGCCGTACGGCAGCAACGAACGGTTGACCGACCGCGTGCTGCTGCTGATCGACGAGGGCGAGCTGTACCTGCACCCGGAATGGCAGCGTCGGTTCATCGATCACTTGATCCGGTTCGTATCCGTCATCTACGGCGATCCTCGCCGGATTCAGATTATCCTAACTTCTCATTCGCCCTTCCTTCTTTCGGATTTGCCGCGGACCAGCGTGTTGTATTTGAAACGCGAAGGCGTTCATTCGGTCGTCACGGATGGGGTAGAGGAAGGGAAGAGCACGTTCGCCGGCAACATTCACGATATGTTCGCGACGGGCTTCTTCATGAACACGACGATCGGCGAGTTCGCGAGACAGAAGATTAACGATGTGATCGCGAAGCTCAAAGCGTTGGAACATGTCGGGGAGGGAGCACTACAGGGAGATCCAAGCGTAACCTTATCCGAAGAAGAGGCAAAGTCGTTGTTATCTATCATCCGGCTGATCGGGGAGCCCCTCATCGCGGGAAGACTGTTGGACATGTACGAGAACCTGCCGACAGGCGGCGGTCGTGGAGCGGATCGAGATGATTAA